Genomic DNA from Oncorhynchus clarkii lewisi isolate Uvic-CL-2024 unplaced genomic scaffold, UVic_Ocla_1.0 unplaced_contig_1720_pilon_pilon, whole genome shotgun sequence:
TGAAGCTGCTGATCTGTGAGTCCTTGCCTCCCTCTTTGAGCTGAGTGTTGACCCAGTTGATTATGATCTGGTCTCCAATCTTCTCCCCATCTCCTAGATCAGACAACACCTGGAGAGTGTACCTGAGGGGGGTGTGGGATGATAAAGGGATAGTAAGAGGTGAGAGAGATGTCGAAGTGAAAAGgaaaggtgtgtgtttgtactgtacATACCTCCTCATCAGCTGCCAGACCAGAGCCAGTGTGTGCATGGGACTTCCCTCGTTCAGATTCACTCCTCCAATTCCCACCAATGAGAATCGAGCTTTATTCCGACCCAGTTCCACCGCATAGGTACAGTTCtccaactacacacacagacacaccaacacaATGCCTGGAAATCCTCTGCATTTTCATCAACCATATATTGATAAaatagtctctgtgtgtgtgcatgtgtgtgtgtgtgccaaataCGCCAGATATTGTTGTTGTGGGGGAGGCCAGGGTAGGTGCTCGTTTTGGAAGTGGGCTGCTCATTGGACGACTATGTGGAGCAGGCCTTTGCTGAGAAGCTTGACAAAAACTAGGGCAAAGCAATTGGCTAGGTACTGGTCTGTTTCAGCTGTCAGCAGCCTAGCTGTTTGGAGAAGCAGGTGCTTTCTGTAGTGCAACTCATACATCGACCTTTGAAATGTTTGGGAtccttttttttgtcaatttgattggtggattcaaataaagtatttaaaatgtgtgtgtgtaccttcttCATGTTACTGCCCAGTGCAGAGTATGGAGGTCTGTTGACTTTTTTCCACTCTACAGGGACGTTGACTTTCTCATACAACTGGAGAATCACCACCGCATCACACAGGTCactgcacacacaacacacacacacacacacacacacacacacacacacacacacacacacacacacacacacacacacacacacacacacacacacacacacacacacacacacacacacacacacacacacacacacacacacacacacacacacacacacacacacacacacaccaatcaacACATGcaaacatcaacacacacacaccaatcaacACATGcaaacatcaacacacacacacaccaatcaacACATGcaaacatcaacacacacactaatcaacATATGcaaacatcaacacacacacacaccaatcaacACATGcaaacatcaacacacacacacgaatcaACACATGcaaacatcaacacacacacaccaatcaacACATGcaaacatcaacacacacacactaatcaacACATGcaaacatcaacacacacacatgcatactctctctctgtgtgtgtgtgtgtgtgtgtgtgtgtgtgtgtgtgtgtgtgtgtgtgtgtgtgtgtgtgtgtgtgtgtgtgtgtgtgtgtgtgtgtgtgtgtgtgtgtgtgtgtgtgtggttactgTACCAGTAGAGGTGGTTGACATAGGGAGCAACTCCCAGAGAGTTCATCCAGTTCCTGAATGTTTTCTCCTCTCTGGATTCTCCTGTTAGGACAACATTACACATATTACAGTgtgctgtgagagagagaaagagtgtttgtgtgtgtgtgtgtgtgtagctcatCGTCTAAGAGTGATGTGTCTATGTTGTTGCTGTTAGTCCTCTTcagggccgtgtgtgtgtgtgtgtgtgtgtgtgtgtgtgtgtgtgtgtgtgtgtgtgtgtgtgtgcagctcaccctctATGAGTGCTGTGTCTATGTTGTTGCTGTTAGTCCTCTTCAGggccgggtgtgtgtgtgtgtgtgtgtgtgtgtgtgcagctcaccctctATGAGTGCTGTGTCTATGTTGTTGCTGTTAGTCCTCTTCAGGGCCGGGTGTGTGTTGAAGAGGTTGGCTACGAAGGCCAGGTTCAGCTTGCTGTTGCCAGACACCACATCCATAGGAGACACAAACTGTCTGCAGTCCAGACGGGCTGCCTGGCGAAGCATCATCTCTGCCCTGCGTTCGTCGTCACgctcctatacacacacacacaaacgaaaacggcaacacacacacacacgcatgaaaaCATGAACACGCACATATGAATATACACCCACTTACATTGATGCCGGTCATATCGATGTGGATGGCCATCTCGTCTATGTCCTCTCCTTTAGGTGAGATCTGGTCCAACAGGGTGAAATACGCCCTGGAATCCTACAGTATAATAACAGCATTAATACATAAACAGCatattttcagtgtgtgtgtgtgtgtgcgcgcgtgactgtaagtgagtgactgtgtgtgtgcgtattaCCTTGATGTCTTGGCTGAAGTTGCTGATTGGTTGGGCCCCAGCGTTGCCTAGGTGATGGTTGACCCAGCGTAGCAACAGTTCTTCAGGAGACAATGACATCAGGTGCTCTAACTCCTCCCCCTCAAACAGCAGGTTAATAAGAGCTGCAAATAAACACAATAAGCAAATTGGCTTGCAGTGtggtacagatacacacacacacaaacagccaaaAGGGTTGCAGGATGTTACAGGTGGGGTCATATAATTGGACATGGGCATAAAGTTCATATGACATTGAAACTAAATTAGACACTCTCTTTGTTTGTGGCTgtgtatgcgtgcatgtgtgtatgtgtttgacaatgtgtgtgtgtgtgtaccttcgtTGCTGCTGATCTCTATGTCAGCAAACAGTCCTATCTTGATAATCTGCCAAAGCAGCCCCAGCACCAGGTGGGGTTTCCCAGCCATCAGGTCAGGGGCGTCGATGTTGACCACGGTACAGCCGATAGACAACGCAGAGTTTATCGCCAGCATCAGGTTCTcctagagaagggagagagagagtgagttacagttttgataaGGGACAATCCAacttttcctgtgtgtgtgtgtgtgtgtgtgtgtgtgtgtgtgtgtgtgtgtgtgtgtgtgtgtgtgtgtgtgtgtgtgtgtgtgtgttaactcacgGTCATGGTAAAGGTGGTGTGTTTCTTGGTGTTGATGACTCTCTCATCGATGGTGTCAGACTGGGAGAGGTTGATCATTTTACTGCAATGACAAAACAGAGTATATGatagcagagtgtgtgtgtgtgtgtgtgtatgtgtgtgtgtgtgtgtgtgtgcgttaccaGAGCAGGATCCCATCTTTTACTGATTTGAAGAGACTGTCTCCGTCAGGGTTCATGGGTAGAAGGTGTTTACAGTCTTCATCTTTGGCCAGAGACTTATTGATCCAGTTCACAAACGCCACCTTCTCCtcatctaacacacacacacacttacatgaacaggacacacacataattctctctctctctctctctctctctctctctctctctctctctctctctctctctctctctctctctctctctctctctctctctctctctctctctctctctctctctctctctctctctctctctctctctctctctctctctctctctctctctctctctctctctctctacctgagtAGGAGTGCTGTGTTCCCTCGCTGGAGATTCCTGACAATCCTCCAAAGGATTGTATCCCTTCTCTCCTGGCGATGGTTTTCTTGAACGTCTCACTGAGCTCCTTACTCTTCAGCTCCTGGTAGATCTACAAGACAGGATGGgccatgtgtctgtgtctgtgtgagtgtgtctgtgtgagtgtgtctgtgtgagtgtgtctgtgagagtgtctgtgtgagagtgtctgtgtgaatgtgtctgtgtgaatgtgtctgtgtgagtgtgtctgtgtcagagtgtctgtgtgagtgtgtctgtgtaaatGTGTCTGTGtaaatgtgtctgtgtgagagtgtctgtgtgaatgtgtctgtgtgagtgtgtctgtgtaaatgtgtctgtgtgagagtgtctgtgtgtatgtgtctgtgtgcctaCATGTGTCACCGTCTTTACTTCGGTGTATTTTAAATCTTACCGAGACGAACTCTTCAAAGCTGATCTTCCCGTCCTTGTTGGTGTCTCCTGCTACAAAGATCTCCACTATGTCTCTGACTCTGTAGCCTGGCATGGAGAAACTAGCCTCTCTGAACAGCTCCTGCAGCTCAAAGTCACTGACAAAACCACTGTTGTCAGTATCTGTATGGGAggaaacacacagacaggtcaggcaggcagacaggcagacaggcaggcagacaggcagacaggcagacaggcagacagacaggcaggcagacaggcaggcaggcaggcagacagacagacagacagacagacagacagacagacagacagagagagagagagagagagagagagagagagagaaatatgtaggtaggcaggcaggcaggcaggcaggcagacagacagacagacagacagacgacagacagacagacagacagacagacagacagacagacagacagaaagacagagagagagagagagagagagagagagagagagagagagagagagagagagagagagagagagagagagagagataggtaggcaggcaggcagacagacaggcaggcaggcagacagagagagagagagagagagagagagagagagataggtaggcaggcaggcaggcaggcagacagacaggcagacagacagagagagagagagagagagagagagagagagagaggaggcagacagacagacagacagacagacagacagacagacagacagacagacagacagacagacagacagacagagagagagagagagagagagagagagagagagagaggtaggtaggcaggcaggcagacagagagagaaagagagaaagagagacagagagacagagagacagacagagagagagagagagagatgggtaggtaggcaggcaggcaggcagacagacagagagaaagagagacagacagacagagagagagagagagaggtaggcaggcaggcaggcagacagacagagagaaagagagacagagagacagacagagagagagagagagagagagatgggtaggtaggcaggcaggcaggcaggcagaattaTGACCAGATGAAGTGCCATGCTCAAGGCCAAAATGGAGGCCTGTTACTAGTTCCCTCCCCTCTTGTCATCTCCGGGTTCAGGATATGAACCAGCAACCGTTTAGCTACTTGtctccctctctaacctctaggttacctctctaacctctaggttatatatctccctctctaacctctaggttacctctctaacctctaggttacctatttccctctctaacctctaggttacctctctaacctctaggttacctaTCTCCCACTCTAACCTCTTGGTTACCTATCTCCCACTCAAACCTCTAGGTTACTCTATCTCCCTCTCAAACCTCTAGGttacctctctaacctctaggttacctatctcccactctaacctctaggttacctaggttacctctctaacctctaggttacctatctcccactctaacctctaggttacctctctaacctctaggttacctaTCTCTAGGTTACCTACTCTAACCTCTCTAGGTTACCTATctcactctaacctctaggttatATAAACCTCTAGGTTACTAACCTCTcccactctaacctctaggttaacactctaacctctaggttacctcTAGGTTATATATCTAACctcactctaacctctaggttacctctctaacctctaggttacctctaggttacctctctaacctctctaacctctaggttacctacctctacctctctaacctctaacctcatATAGGTTACCTATCTaccactctaacctctaggttacctctctaacctctaggttacctcTCTAACCTCTATATATcccactctaacctctaggttaactctctaacctctaggttaactctctaacctctaggttacctatctccctctctaacctctaggttacctctctaacctctaggttacctctctaacctctaggttacctatctccctctctaacatataggttacctatctccctctctaatctCTAGATGATCTAACATCTCCTAATTGGGTCTGATGAACAGCAGTGCACTTACAGAGTCTGTAGAAATCTGATGCTCACTTATCAGGAATGTACTGACTCTAATGATGAGTCATCTGGCAACCACTCAGTTCACCGATGGACCTGGCAACCCCTGACACGTAGAACAAAACCTTTTGTACACCTGAAGTGAAGTCGTAGAACAGGTGTGCAGGTCCCTAACACAGAGTGAACTTACCAATAAAAAAAACGTATGCTTTATGATTGGTTATAAACCATGACCTGAGTCAGCATTTGCTgcaagcactgtgtgtgtgtgtgtgtgtgtgtgtgtgtgtgtgtgtgtgtgtgtgtgtgtgtgtgtgtgtgtgtgtgtgtgtgtgtgtgtgtgtgtgtgtgtgtgtgtgtgtgtgtgtgtgtgtgtgtgcgtgtgtgcgactAACCGATCCTGTTGAAAGCCTCTCGGAGCTCCTCCAGGTCCTCTCGTGATATCTGGGTCACCTTGTTCGCCATACTGGACAGTCTATCTAGATTacctgatacacacacagtcaattTATCATCACAATAAAGGGAAATATTTGTAATAGAAACGCGAGGTACAGATGCAGAACAAACTTGACTTCTAAACTGACAAAGAGGCAACATGCTTCCATTGTGACCTCATGCTTCCATTGTGACCTCATGCTTCCATTGTGATCTCATACTTCCATTGTGACCTCATGCTTCCATTGTGATCTCATGCTTCCATTGTGACCTCATGCTTCCATTGACCTGTCAGAGTATTGGGCAATAatctacccattctaacagtgatAAGTGTGCTACCACAGGCTGCAGAGAATACAGAGCTAACTAGAATAAGGAGAGAATGAAGATAAGACTATCTACAATCTACAATCTAATCTAAATAATGAACCATACGATCTAAGCCCCAGAAGGTAAGGGTCTATATGTTTAAGCTCTCAAAAACGACATGATACAGTTCTGTATGATGATATTATTATTGAAAATAGTTGTGTGGTTATTGATTAACTAGAGGGAGAGATACGAGGACAATAAggatatgtgttgtgtgttgtgtcctGGAACGGcctcaatatacactgagtgtacaaaacattagaaacaccagctctttccatgacatagactgaccaagtaaatccaggtgaaagctatgatcccttattgatgtcacttcaatcagtgtagatgaaggggaggagacaggttaaggaaggatttttaagtcttgagacaattgaggcatggattgtgtatgtgtgccattcagagggtgaatggacaagacaaaacattaaagtgcctttgaacagggtctggtagtaggtgtcagatgcaccggtttgagtgtgtcaagaactgcaacgcaggtgggattttcacgctcaacagtgtgtttcaagaatggtccaccacccagaggACATCCTTCCAATTTGAAACAACAAtgggaagcaatggagtcaacatgggccagcatccctgtggaacgcttttgacaccttgtagagtccatggcccgtccaactgaggctgttctgagggctcaCTCAGCGTAGACTCCATATATGGCTGTGACTTTGATCCCACAGCTCTCTACTGTTCCATTCAAGTTTAGTCAATTCAGGAAATTCATTTGATATCGGATGCACATTTTTGAatttgaattgactgaattgaaaatgAATGGACCCACACCCTGCTGCCTTGTGTAAATTTTACACACTCCTCGCCAATCCCCCACCACACACCCTGACAGCTCCCCTCGCTGACCCTCCACACACCTGATCCCAGGGGGCTCACACCCCAGAACACACCTTCATAAAAGCCTGTGTCTGTTTGGTCCTGTTCTGGACGAGAGGGGCCAAGGTCTCTCTGCTCCCGGCTGAGTAGAGCGGGTCTGCCGACTGGCCTAACAGAGGCTAGGAGTTGTTCAGCTGCGCTGAGTAGAGAACAGGAGTTTTATTATTTTACAGCCATCTCCACATGAACATCAGCTGCGGAGATAACTGCGGTGTCGTGAGCTGATATGTTCATTATTATGTCATAACTTCATAACTAAATTAcattattaaaatatatatacagatgAATGATAGCAGTAGCCAGTTAGACATTTACTTAGCAAGAAATTGACTTACTaagtttttattttactaggcaagtcagttaagaacaaattcttattttcaatgacagcctaggaacagtgggttaactgcctgttcagggaaagaacgacagatttgtaccttgtcagctcagaggatttgaacttgcaaccttccagttactagtccaacgctctaaccactaggctactctgcaaTAAGTATATTACAGAACTTAAACACTACTGGCTGAGACAGGTTCTGCATGACAAATTCTGCTATATTTTTCATCCCGCCAGCTACTTAGAAGACTTTGGTGAGTCATTGCGGCCCTAGACTCAGTGGCGGTTCTAGACCATttcaactgggggggggggggggggggggggcaagctgGAACCAGttagttgtactgttagaggggccagttacaTTAGACGTTATTGTTGTCATCATTTTCTTCACTGCATTGCAGGCATTAGCAGGCCAAAGACCGTGTTCATAATCATCATCGTTGTCACTGTCTAATAACGGATGTAAAAAAAGAACGATAGCAAAACATGTTATCATTTGGTGCCAAGTAGTGATCAATCAGTCTTCCTCCTTTGATATACTGTAAGTGTCAGAAAGCACCACATAGGCTACTGTATTTGTGTAGTAAATAGTAGCCAAAACAGGAAACTGAAGACTCACCGTGAAGAGAGGATCAGACAGGGCTGGAGAAGCTTGGTAGAGGTTTAGAGGTGGTCAGGTGTCTTCTTGCTCGCTGTCTTGACCGAAGCAGTGGAGGACAAGAGACCTTCGGCCCATTGAACTCTGGGATGGGCGTGGTCCTCCAGAGACTCCAGCCTGGGAGTTAGCAATTAACCCTTTAGCTGTGTCATCGGTTTCTTTCACCACACACTGGCATGCACGaacgcacacatgcatgcactcacacacacacacattgtaaagAGATGTaagagggagaggtgtgtgttggcTACAGGTGTGTTGGGTTTCTAACAGCCATGTTTAATAAATGAGAACTCTAGCTGTACATACCcctccacactcacacacacattcctttcTACTTTGCCAGACAATACAGTGAAACTTGATGCAAGGAGAAAACAGCACTTTATTACAAAAACTCACCGCTTTACTGTAACaccccactgctttactgtaacaacccactgctttactgtaataACCCACTGTTTTACTGTAACaccccactgctttactgtaataACCCACTGTTTTACTGTAACaccccactgctttactgtaacaacccactgctttactataataacccactgctttactgtaacaccccactgctttactgtaataACCCACTGTTTTACTGTAACaccccactgctttactgtaataACCCACTGTTTTACTGTAACaccccactgctttactgtaacaacccactactttactgtaacaacccactgctttactgtaacaacccactgctttactgtaacaccccactgctttactgtaacaccccactgctttactgtaataACCCACTGTTTTACTGTAACaccccactgctttactgtaataACCCACTGTTTTACTGTAACaccccactgctttactgtaacaacccactgctttactgtaacaacccactgctttactgtaacaacccactgctttactgtaacaacccactgctttactgtaacaacccactgctttactgtaacaacccactgctttactgtaacaacccactgctttactgtaacaacccactgctttactgtaacaccccactgctttactgtaacaacccactgctttactgtaacaacccactgctttactgtaataACCCACTGTTTTACTGTAACaccccactgctttactgtaacaacccactgttttactgtaacaacccactactttactgtaacaacccgtAACAACCCagtgctttactgtaacaacccagtgctttactgtaacaacccagtgctttactgtaacaacccactgctttactgtaacaacccactgctttactgtaacaacccactgctttactgtaacaacccactgctttactgtaacatccCACTgttttactgtaacaacccactgctttactgtaacaacccactgctttactgtaacaacccactgctttactgtaacaacccactgctttactgtaacaacccactgctttactgtaacacctcactgctttactgtaacaccccactgctttactgtaacaacccactgctttactgtaacaacccactgtTTTACTGTAAtaacccactgctttactgtaacaacccactgctttactgtaacacctcactgctttactgtaacaccccactgctttactgtaacaacccactgctttactgtaataacccactgctttactgtaacaacccactgctttactgtaacaccCCACTGATTTACTGTAACaccccactgctttactgtaacaacccactgtTTTACTGTAAtaacccactgctttactgtaacacaccactgctttactgtaacaacccactgctttactgtaacaacccactgctttactgtaataacccactgctttactgtaacaaccaactgctttactgtaacaacccactgctttactgtaacaccccactgctttactgtaacaccccactgctttactgtaataacccactgctttactgtaacaccccactgctttactgtaacaccccactgctttactgtaataacccactgctttactgtaacaacccactgctttactgtaacaacccactg
This window encodes:
- the LOC139402453 gene encoding plastin-1-like, with product MANKVTQISREDLEELREAFNRIDTDNSGFVSDFELQELFREASFSMPGYRVRDIVEIFVAGDTNKDGKISFEEFVSIYQELKSKELSETFKKTIARREGIQSFGGLSGISSEGTQHSYSDEEKVAFVNWINKSLAKDEDCKHLLPMNPDGDSLFKSVKDGILLCKMINLSQSDTIDERVINTKKHTTFTMTENLMLAINSALSIGCTVVNIDAPDLMAGKPHLVLGLLWQIIKIGLFADIEISSNEALINLLFEGEELEHLMSLSPEELLLRWVNHHLGNAGAQPISNFSQDIKDSRAYFTLLDQISPKGEDIDEMAIHIDMTGINERDDERRAEMMLRQAARLDCRQFVSPMDVVSGNSKLNLAFVANLFNTHPALKRTNSNNIDTALIEGESREEKTFRNWMNSLGVAPYVNHLYCDLCDAVVILQLYEKVNVPVEWKKVNRPPYSALGSNMKKLENCTYAVELGRNKARFSLVGIGGVNLNEGSPMHTLALVWQLMRRYTLQVLSDLGDGEKIGDQIIINWVNTQLKEGGKDSQISSFKDKLISTSLPVIDLLDTIAPKSIKEELVKRGELSDADKLNNAKYAITVSRKIGARVYALPDDLVEVKPKMVLTVFACLMGRGMKKADG